A window of the Bacteroides thetaiotaomicron VPI-5482 genome harbors these coding sequences:
- a CDS encoding DUF3244 domain-containing protein, translating into MKKLLFLLFLSIFFSDLILGNSPNCNIKSYSMELSYFSRKIILKGKGALDNKTTRIPAIYPVEASINNDVLYIDFLSKVSSVTVTVVNLDTNKTVYLNTFISPISLITLDLSLKEGVAYRLELLSKDYDLSGDFEL; encoded by the coding sequence ATGAAAAAACTACTATTTTTATTATTCCTGAGTATTTTCTTTTCGGATCTAATACTAGGAAATTCTCCAAATTGTAATATAAAAAGTTACAGTATGGAATTGAGTTATTTTTCTAGAAAAATAATTTTAAAAGGGAAGGGAGCTTTGGATAACAAAACGACTCGAATACCAGCTATCTACCCAGTGGAGGCATCTATAAATAATGATGTATTGTATATCGACTTTCTTTCAAAAGTATCTAGTGTGACAGTTACCGTAGTTAATTTGGATACTAATAAGACAGTGTATCTAAATACTTTTATTAGTCCTATAAGTTTAATTACTTTAGATTTAAGTTTGAAGGAAGGGGTCGCTTACCGCTTAGAACTTTTGTCTAAAGATTATGATTTATCGGGGGATTTTGAACTTTAA
- a CDS encoding tetratricopeptide repeat protein, whose translation MNVNYVYGIIFLFLTSCLSPTDRVIPSLLHADSLIEVGCADSALSILEGVNLAELSTIQSRAKYALLLTQAKDKNYITHTDDSLIRVAVDYYDTSDDITLRAKAHYYLGRVCQDRGDIEGTVREFLVAMPLAEKVDNYDLNILLKSNLGLLFWQHGLQEEADSLYRQTIELAETHHDSLRLAVVLVSCADICMERGEEYYTDAEKYLKRALKLIKDTDKQHIKELVFSSLSYLLEYQGKSREAILFANKGMRLVLDSSERYGYYLVIGSAYLQLEQYDSASVYLNRGISSDNYYAKTNAYMKLSEMATKLGKKNEALEYETLYAIYKDSMKLVEQPVEVVSSLKDVLYHQSTERYESFLTQYRFCLLLLVLLFIITICFFLQRRRKRKEEMAQLVNKRQLLYKSIETIKKELEKKNIEIKEIQQHCEYLESDVNSKAQLDSCLNELLEQYHLMQEDLERRLVERDEEVKQLRNLNLKFILMSSPVYQMLIELCEYNKLNPDGMKKITNDEWDILLHEIDMASLGFVERLSTKYEYLLEEDIRFCCLVRLDFKYADIASLWGCTSAAVYKRSWSVLEKMGLNKDKKIKLVDILRKI comes from the coding sequence ATGAATGTAAACTATGTCTATGGAATCATCTTCCTGTTTTTAACATCTTGCCTTTCTCCCACAGATAGGGTAATTCCTTCTTTATTGCATGCAGATTCTTTGATAGAAGTTGGATGTGCAGATAGTGCATTGAGTATATTGGAAGGTGTGAATCTTGCAGAGTTGTCTACTATACAGTCTAGAGCTAAGTATGCCCTATTGTTAACACAAGCCAAAGATAAGAACTATATTACTCATACGGATGATTCGTTAATTCGTGTCGCTGTAGATTATTATGATACTTCCGATGATATTACCCTACGGGCAAAAGCTCATTATTATCTTGGACGAGTTTGTCAAGACAGAGGTGATATTGAAGGAACTGTACGTGAATTTTTGGTGGCAATGCCTTTAGCTGAGAAAGTGGATAATTATGATTTGAATATTCTATTGAAAAGTAATTTGGGTTTATTGTTTTGGCAGCATGGATTGCAGGAAGAGGCTGATTCTCTTTATAGACAGACTATTGAATTGGCAGAAACACATCATGATTCATTGCGTTTAGCCGTAGTGCTAGTAAGTTGTGCAGATATTTGCATGGAGCGAGGAGAAGAATATTATACAGATGCAGAAAAATATTTAAAACGAGCCCTAAAGCTAATAAAAGATACAGATAAACAACATATTAAGGAGCTTGTGTTTAGTTCTCTTAGTTATCTTCTAGAATATCAAGGGAAATCACGCGAAGCTATATTGTTTGCAAATAAAGGTATGCGATTGGTGTTAGACAGTTCTGAAAGATATGGTTACTATCTAGTTATTGGGAGTGCTTATTTGCAATTGGAACAATATGATTCAGCCTCTGTTTATTTGAATAGAGGTATATCTTCTGATAATTATTATGCAAAAACAAATGCATATATGAAATTATCAGAAATGGCAACGAAGTTGGGGAAAAAAAATGAAGCATTGGAATACGAAACTTTATATGCTATATATAAGGATTCCATGAAATTGGTCGAGCAACCGGTTGAGGTAGTTTCTTCTTTGAAGGATGTGTTATATCATCAATCAACGGAACGCTATGAATCATTTTTGACTCAGTATCGTTTTTGTCTATTGTTACTTGTCCTATTGTTTATTATTACGATTTGTTTCTTTTTGCAAAGGCGTAGAAAAAGGAAGGAAGAAATGGCACAATTAGTCAATAAACGACAATTATTGTATAAAAGTATAGAGACTATCAAGAAAGAGTTAGAGAAAAAAAATATAGAAATAAAAGAAATACAGCAACATTGTGAATATTTAGAGTCAGATGTTAACTCCAAAGCACAATTAGATAGTTGTCTTAATGAACTATTGGAACAATACCATTTAATGCAAGAAGATTTAGAACGTCGGCTTGTAGAAAGAGATGAGGAAGTAAAGCAATTGAGAAATCTGAATCTGAAATTTATATTAATGTCTTCTCCTGTTTATCAAATGTTGATAGAATTGTGTGAGTATAATAAACTTAATCCTGATGGAATGAAGAAGATTACTAATGATGAATGGGATATTTTATTGCATGAAATAGATATGGCATCTTTGGGATTTGTAGAAAGATTAAGCACTAAATATGAGTATTTATTGGAGGAAGATATTCGTTTTTGCTGTTTAGTTAGGTTGGATTTTAAATATGCCGATATTGCCAGTCTTTGGGGATGCACTTCTGCTGCCGTATATAAAAGAAGTTGGTCTGTATTGGAGAAGATGGGTTTAAATAAAGATAAGAAAATAAAATTGGTTGATATATTACGCAAAATCTAA
- a CDS encoding RDD family protein, translating into MAESTIITGQFVRISQTPASIGERLLALAIDYSLIVIYLYSVTTLIVKLHLSSGVGTVFILCLVYLPVLLYSFLCEMFNHGQSFGKRLMNIRVVKSDGSTPSISAYLLRWLLFIIDGPGTGGLGLLVVLLTKNSQRLGDLAAGTMVIKEKNYRKIHVSLDEFDYLTKNYHPTYPQSADLSLEQVNVITRTLESGEKDRVRRVTLLAKKVQEILSVTPRENNQEKFLQTVLRDYQYYALEEI; encoded by the coding sequence ATGGCAGAATCTACGATTATTACCGGTCAGTTTGTTCGAATCAGCCAAACGCCCGCCAGTATCGGCGAACGATTGCTGGCTTTGGCCATCGATTATTCCCTGATTGTGATTTATCTATATTCTGTGACGACACTCATTGTTAAACTGCATTTATCCTCCGGAGTCGGTACGGTCTTTATTCTGTGCCTCGTCTATTTGCCTGTACTTCTTTACTCGTTCCTCTGCGAAATGTTCAACCACGGGCAGAGTTTTGGAAAACGTCTGATGAATATACGCGTCGTAAAATCAGACGGTTCTACTCCCAGCATCAGTGCTTATCTGCTGCGCTGGCTTCTCTTCATCATTGACGGTCCCGGCACGGGAGGTTTAGGACTTTTAGTCGTTCTGCTGACTAAAAACAGTCAGCGGCTGGGTGATTTAGCAGCCGGAACGATGGTGATCAAAGAAAAGAATTATCGCAAGATACACGTCAGCCTTGATGAATTTGATTACCTGACCAAGAATTATCATCCGACGTATCCACAATCTGCCGATTTATCATTGGAACAGGTGAACGTAATCACCCGAACGCTGGAATCCGGTGAAAAGGATCGGGTAAGGCGCGTTACGTTACTCGCCAAAAAGGTGCAGGAAATCTTATCTGTTACTCCACGAGAGAATAATCAGGAGAAGTTTCTTCAAACGGTACTTCGGGATTATCAGTATTATGCGTTGGAGGAAATCTAA
- a CDS encoding C10 family peptidase, with protein sequence MRKIFIQFSLLVVLIIIASCSNENIIDAERNAIKQVDPNALSEKEVISIVESFQKSIKSETNTRGEITENPIFAISEKYLISSRNSEITRSLPNDVKALVYEVEIRNSSEQGKAIVSGDRKFPKVLAYIPSYNDSIFATQIGANAMIQMSKNALLDEIANNSEAITRSRPITDLDGQVWMMIEPFCTTEWGQKEPYSWKFVNTWVEIPMDISRKICTWERRPVGLTNTAIAQIMASLEPELTCEGISMDWSYLKESKSISYDDPYEKWNMVASLFKYVYDSTSSSPVWGTAYTDVWPDSESKLVSCITAISTPLSNVYKYLNSGSGITNCGNIQKWSIETVKNSVIKICPVLVECNGSAFIVDGYAMTKNESSSSNAYFHCNFGKTGNSDGYYLVNNDGSISFETGGNTYWDTQLSVIPDIRKR encoded by the coding sequence ATGAGAAAAATATTTATACAATTTAGTTTGTTAGTCGTGCTTATTATTATTGCCTCGTGTAGTAACGAGAATATAATAGATGCAGAACGGAATGCAATTAAACAAGTAGATCCTAATGCGTTATCTGAAAAAGAAGTTATTTCTATTGTAGAATCCTTTCAAAAGTCTATCAAATCTGAGACAAATACGAGAGGCGAAATAACAGAAAATCCAATTTTTGCTATTAGTGAGAAATATTTAATATCGTCTCGAAATTCAGAAATTACCCGTTCGTTGCCTAATGATGTAAAAGCTTTAGTTTATGAAGTTGAAATAAGGAATAGCTCTGAACAAGGGAAAGCTATTGTATCTGGTGATAGAAAATTCCCAAAGGTATTGGCGTATATACCTTCCTATAATGACTCCATTTTTGCAACGCAGATAGGAGCAAACGCTATGATTCAAATGTCGAAGAATGCATTATTAGACGAAATAGCCAATAATAGTGAGGCAATTACACGCTCTAGGCCTATTACTGATTTAGATGGCCAGGTTTGGATGATGATTGAACCTTTCTGTACTACAGAATGGGGACAGAAAGAACCATATAGTTGGAAGTTTGTAAATACTTGGGTTGAAATACCTATGGATATTTCTCGTAAAATATGTACATGGGAAAGACGCCCAGTAGGACTTACTAACACTGCAATAGCCCAAATTATGGCCTCCTTAGAGCCTGAATTAACTTGTGAAGGGATATCAATGGACTGGAGTTATTTAAAAGAAAGTAAAAGTATTAGTTATGATGATCCTTATGAGAAATGGAATATGGTTGCATCTTTATTTAAATATGTATATGATAGTACATCTTCTTCTCCAGTTTGGGGAACTGCCTATACTGATGTATGGCCGGACTCAGAATCTAAATTAGTGTCTTGCATTACTGCAATATCAACTCCATTATCTAATGTGTATAAATATCTAAATTCAGGAAGTGGAATAACCAATTGTGGTAATATTCAAAAATGGAGTATAGAAACAGTTAAAAATTCTGTTATTAAAATATGTCCTGTTTTGGTAGAATGTAATGGAAGTGCTTTTATAGTGGATGGTTATGCAATGACAAAGAACGAATCTTCTAGCAGTAATGCATATTTTCATTGTAATTTTGGAAAGACAGGTAATTCTGATGGTTATTATTTGGTAAACAATGATGGAAGCATTTCATTTGAGACTGGTGGTAATACCTATTGGGATACGCAATTAAGTGTTATACCTGATATAAGAAAAAGATAA
- a CDS encoding stage II sporulation protein M, translating into MKEVTFIRRNIEKWKGTEKVVEQAANLSPDQLADAYTELTADLAFAQTHFPTSRITIYLNNLASALHNEIYRSKREKWTRIITFWTREVPQTMHDAQRELLISFIIFAVSALIGAVSAANDQEFVRLIMGNQYVDMTLDNIARGEPMAVYNGSPEAPMFLGITINNIKVSFLCFAAGILTSFGTGLILLQNGIMLGSFQMFFYQHDLLWESALAVWLHGTLEIWAIIVAGAAGLALGNSWLFPGTYSRLESFRRGAKRGLKIVIGTVPVFIMAGFIEGFITRHTELPDMLRLGIILTSLAFIIFYYIYLPNRKKHGITET; encoded by the coding sequence ATGAAGGAAGTTACGTTTATCCGTCGGAACATTGAAAAATGGAAAGGGACCGAAAAGGTGGTGGAACAGGCTGCAAACCTGTCCCCTGACCAACTTGCCGACGCCTATACGGAACTGACTGCCGACCTTGCTTTTGCACAGACCCATTTCCCGACTTCCCGCATTACCATTTATTTGAATAATCTCGCTTCAGCCCTGCATAATGAAATCTATCGGAGCAAGCGTGAGAAATGGACACGCATTATCACTTTCTGGACACGGGAAGTGCCGCAGACCATGCATGATGCGCAGCGTGAGTTACTGATCTCTTTTATCATCTTTGCCGTCAGTGCGTTGATCGGGGCAGTATCTGCCGCCAATGATCAGGAGTTTGTGCGTTTGATAATGGGCAACCAATACGTAGATATGACATTGGACAATATTGCCAGAGGTGAGCCGATGGCAGTATACAATGGCTCTCCCGAAGCTCCGATGTTTCTGGGCATTACAATCAATAATATAAAAGTATCCTTCCTGTGTTTTGCCGCGGGGATACTGACCAGTTTTGGTACGGGGCTTATACTTCTTCAGAATGGAATTATGCTCGGTTCATTTCAGATGTTCTTTTATCAGCACGACCTGCTTTGGGAGTCGGCACTTGCCGTCTGGCTGCACGGAACTCTTGAAATATGGGCGATCATCGTAGCCGGTGCTGCCGGACTTGCTTTGGGCAACAGCTGGTTGTTTCCCGGCACCTATTCGAGACTCGAATCTTTTCGCAGAGGAGCGAAAAGAGGGCTGAAGATTGTAATCGGTACGGTGCCCGTGTTTATCATGGCGGGATTTATCGAAGGCTTTATCACCCGTCACACCGAACTTCCGGATATGCTGAGGCTCGGCATCATCCTTACATCCCTTGCATTTATCATCTTTTACTATATTTATTTACCAAATAGAAAAAAACATGGAATCACAGAAACCTAA
- a CDS encoding IS4 family transposase produces the protein MFQDKYVFAQLASFLNRSKFNRIVTKYDGDKYVKHFTCWNQLLALMFGQLSNRESLRDLIVALEAHHSKCYHLGMGKNVSKSSLARANQDRDYHIFEEYAYYLVSEARQKCANHIFKLGGNVYAFDSTTIDLCLSVFWWAKFRKKKGGIKVHTLYDVETQIPAFFHITEASVHDSKVMIEIPYEPSSYYIFDRGYNNFKMLYKIHQIEAYFVVRAKKNLQYKSIQWKRRLPKNVLSDASVLLTGFYPKQYYPKPLRLVKYWDEEQEREFTFITNAMHISALQVAELYKNRWQVELFFKWLKQHLKIKRFWGTTENAVRIQIYAAICAYCLVAIIQHDMQLDRSTYEVLQILSISLTDKTHLRDLFDKTKFQNDKERFGPNGPSLFNF, from the coding sequence ATGTTCCAAGACAAATACGTTTTCGCTCAATTGGCTTCATTTCTGAATCGAAGTAAGTTTAACCGCATAGTCACCAAGTATGATGGTGATAAATATGTGAAGCACTTCACCTGCTGGAATCAACTACTTGCTTTGATGTTTGGTCAACTTTCTAATCGTGAAAGTCTGCGAGATTTGATAGTTGCTCTTGAAGCTCATCATTCCAAATGTTATCATTTAGGAATGGGTAAAAATGTATCAAAGTCATCGCTGGCAAGAGCAAATCAAGATAGAGACTATCACATCTTTGAAGAATATGCTTACTACCTGGTTAGCGAAGCACGACAAAAGTGTGCTAATCATATTTTCAAACTTGGCGGTAACGTTTATGCTTTCGATTCGACAACTATTGACCTGTGCCTTTCAGTCTTTTGGTGGGCAAAATTCCGCAAAAAGAAAGGTGGTATCAAAGTGCATACATTATATGATGTGGAAACACAGATTCCTGCATTCTTTCATATCACGGAAGCATCCGTACACGATTCTAAAGTTATGATTGAAATTCCTTATGAACCAAGCTCTTATTACATCTTTGACCGCGGTTATAACAACTTCAAAATGCTGTATAAAATTCATCAAATTGAAGCCTACTTTGTTGTCAGAGCAAAAAAGAATCTTCAATACAAATCCATCCAATGGAAACGTAGACTGCCTAAGAATGTGCTTTCAGACGCAAGTGTACTTCTGACAGGATTCTATCCTAAACAATATTACCCAAAGCCACTTAGACTGGTTAAATATTGGGATGAAGAACAAGAACGAGAATTTACATTCATAACCAATGCGATGCATATATCTGCGCTTCAAGTTGCTGAACTTTATAAAAATCGCTGGCAGGTAGAGCTGTTTTTCAAATGGCTCAAGCAGCACCTTAAAATCAAAAGATTTTGGGGAACTACAGAGAATGCTGTTCGAATACAGATATATGCTGCTATATGCGCTTACTGTTTGGTGGCAATCATTCAACACGATATGCAACTGGACAGAAGTACATATGAAGTGTTACAAATACTGAGCATCTCATTGACTGATAAGACTCATCTGAGAGACCTCTTTGATAAAACTAAATTTCAAAATGACAAAGAACGATTCGGACCAAATGGGCCAAGTTTATTTAATTTTTAA
- a CDS encoding AraC family transcriptional regulator, whose translation MTGIPTHKAVQQSDFGIFAKEVSPFSPNRTINYVHRDDYYILGVVKSGTCHVSIDFKEYVFSAGDVVCTQPNQVHHIIDTGNADVLLLFIDGVFIDTPTKQIIAEYVLSPVPFKINDIQYTDLGQLFSMILRRMNGGNPDCKSKAVIQNLSCAIVGIITDNIQKYIGQNHKNRRHIEITLALKALFSEEKQLNRSVSYYAEALHISPVYLNEVVKNVTGESVSKYIQNELILRAKRMLVYTSLNVREISIDLGIEDYAYFTRLFTKAVGVNPTSYRKKYLE comes from the coding sequence ATGACAGGTATCCCTACACATAAAGCTGTTCAACAATCTGATTTTGGAATATTTGCAAAGGAAGTATCTCCCTTTTCCCCGAATCGGACGATTAATTACGTACACCGAGATGATTATTACATTTTGGGCGTAGTGAAAAGCGGTACGTGTCATGTAAGCATCGATTTCAAAGAGTATGTTTTCTCGGCAGGTGACGTTGTCTGTACCCAGCCCAACCAAGTTCACCATATCATTGATACAGGAAACGCAGACGTTCTTCTTCTTTTTATAGACGGAGTGTTTATAGATACTCCAACCAAGCAAATCATTGCCGAATATGTATTATCGCCCGTACCGTTTAAGATAAACGACATACAATATACTGATTTGGGCCAATTATTCTCCATGATTCTGCGAAGAATGAACGGGGGGAATCCTGATTGCAAATCGAAAGCCGTCATACAGAATTTATCATGTGCCATTGTCGGCATCATTACAGACAACATTCAGAAGTATATAGGACAAAACCACAAGAACAGAAGGCATATTGAAATCACATTAGCGCTCAAAGCACTGTTTTCAGAAGAAAAACAACTAAACAGAAGTGTATCTTATTATGCGGAAGCATTACACATCTCACCGGTATACCTGAATGAAGTGGTTAAAAATGTCACAGGCGAAAGTGTGAGCAAATATATTCAGAATGAATTAATATTGAGAGCCAAGCGAATGCTGGTATACACTTCCTTAAACGTAAGAGAGATTTCCATTGACTTGGGAATAGAGGATTATGCATACTTCACCCGATTGTTCACCAAAGCGGTAGGCGTCAACCCGACCTCCTATCGAAAGAAATACCTTGAATAG
- a CDS encoding C10 family peptidase produces MKLKYYFLLVILALFTSCSNELGMQDNLNDSKILLSSDEYISIAYDNPGIITSEEAKQLVLDFNPTGLQTRNNNVKIMAISTYNVSSSSGLKTRVGSTNLTTIPVYKIEFLSDEGKGVAYVPADERFAKIMAYLPKTDLKDSVKYVDSKSMLYLSELSLLEDAKYYEKVKSELRAKTLAKIAKTLNVKAVRYDEIQDIIIVKDEILSRSEPTFPIGNPIGFAGLYCSSTEWNQDAPYNDLLQKENCDLYDTGSPTYEAVPAGCAVISIAQIMASLEPDLTVDGLKIDWNILKAQKQIIAPSSWQTPSSETTREMVAKLIKYIYIATNTQPVRNSSGYVTGSGTYSSDTSSFFYRFFSTSGLKNGWDGNAAFQSLQLAKLVWIAATSNRGGSHAFILDGFAYWRPQTRYLVKNFDFYFHANMGWGGYYDGFYLVNKDLSITFDTSNGSYDRNFSMIYNIINK; encoded by the coding sequence ATGAAATTGAAATACTATTTTTTGTTAGTTATCCTTGCTTTATTTACTTCATGTAGTAATGAACTAGGTATGCAAGATAATCTGAATGATTCTAAAATTTTATTATCTTCAGATGAGTATATTAGCATTGCTTATGATAATCCTGGAATAATTACTTCAGAAGAGGCTAAGCAACTTGTTTTGGACTTTAATCCAACAGGATTACAGACTAGAAATAATAATGTAAAAATTATGGCTATTTCTACATATAATGTATCTAGTTCTTCTGGATTAAAAACAAGAGTCGGTTCAACTAATCTTACTACTATTCCTGTTTATAAAATTGAATTTTTAAGTGATGAGGGGAAAGGTGTGGCTTATGTTCCTGCTGATGAACGTTTTGCAAAGATAATGGCTTATTTGCCTAAAACAGATTTAAAAGACTCTGTTAAATATGTAGATTCTAAGTCTATGCTCTATTTATCAGAATTGAGTCTGTTGGAAGATGCCAAATATTATGAAAAGGTAAAATCAGAACTGAGAGCTAAAACATTAGCGAAAATAGCAAAAACTTTAAACGTGAAGGCTGTGAGGTATGATGAGATTCAAGATATAATTATAGTAAAGGATGAGATTCTATCCCGTTCTGAACCAACATTTCCTATTGGAAATCCGATAGGTTTTGCTGGTCTGTACTGTAGTAGTACAGAGTGGAATCAAGACGCACCATATAATGATTTGCTACAGAAAGAAAATTGTGATCTTTATGATACAGGCTCACCTACTTACGAGGCTGTCCCTGCTGGTTGTGCTGTTATTTCAATAGCACAGATTATGGCTTCTTTAGAACCTGACTTAACGGTTGATGGTCTGAAAATTGATTGGAATATCTTGAAAGCGCAAAAACAAATTATTGCTCCTTCATCTTGGCAAACTCCTTCCTCTGAAACAACTAGAGAAATGGTTGCTAAATTGATAAAATATATCTATATAGCAACTAATACACAGCCTGTTAGAAATTCAAGTGGTTATGTTACTGGGTCTGGTACTTATTCTTCTGATACATCTAGCTTTTTCTATCGTTTTTTTTCAACTAGTGGTCTTAAAAATGGTTGGGATGGTAATGCTGCATTTCAATCTTTACAACTAGCTAAGTTGGTATGGATAGCTGCAACCTCTAATCGTGGGGGAAGCCATGCTTTTATTTTAGATGGTTTTGCATACTGGAGACCCCAAACAAGATATTTAGTTAAAAACTTTGATTTCTATTTCCATGCGAATATGGGTTGGGGAGGATATTACGATGGCTTTTATTTAGTAAATAAAGACCTTTCTATTACCTTTGATACATCTAATGGAAGTTATGATAGGAACTTTTCTATGATTTACAATATTATAAATAAATAA
- a CDS encoding C10 family peptidase codes for MKLKYYFLFFVLSLLASCNDEEGLDLHNKPIESNSIVLSPDEYISIAYDNPRVITPDEAKQLVLDFGVNRVQTRGNENIVVKFRSSFNIEEKGSNAVTRSVTDKSILLPVYEMEIVSDAGKGLAYVSADERVAKVMAYLPKVNLEDTAKIIGAKAMLGLSEQSLLEEAKHYEKMKLEFRDETLKRISKELNVAAVNFNEIKDRILVEDCLDSRATPQDPAGNAIGWAGFFCMATNWDQEPVYNDLLEKAYCAPNVGKEPVYKAVPAGCSVVAMAQIMASLEPNLTIDGIKIDWEALKAQPQILMPLPWKPNQGSPEIVRTMVAKLFKHIYDLSGTHPEYDKTTNWVTGSGTSGPQTRDFLRRYFTTGDLINGWDGNAAFLSLQKAKLVWVGVSDASKKASHAFVIDGFAYWRPQTRYLVKNFDFYFRANMGWAGSYDGFYLVNKDMSISFEAGGYELNTGFNMICDIIL; via the coding sequence ATGAAATTAAAGTATTATTTTTTGTTTTTCGTATTGTCGTTATTAGCTTCATGTAATGATGAAGAAGGTTTGGATTTACATAATAAGCCGATAGAATCTAACTCAATTGTATTATCTCCGGATGAATACATTAGTATTGCTTATGATAATCCAAGAGTAATAACTCCTGATGAGGCAAAGCAACTTGTATTAGATTTTGGGGTTAACAGAGTGCAGACGAGAGGTAATGAAAATATTGTTGTGAAGTTTCGCTCTTCTTTTAATATTGAAGAAAAGGGCAGCAATGCGGTAACAAGATCGGTTACAGACAAATCAATTCTTCTTCCTGTCTATGAAATGGAAATAGTCAGTGATGCAGGGAAAGGACTTGCTTATGTTTCTGCTGATGAGCGTGTGGCAAAGGTTATGGCTTATTTGCCCAAGGTAAATCTTGAGGATACAGCTAAAATTATTGGTGCGAAGGCTATGCTTGGTTTGTCAGAACAAAGCTTGTTAGAGGAGGCCAAACATTATGAAAAAATGAAATTGGAATTTAGAGATGAAACATTAAAAAGAATATCGAAAGAGCTCAATGTTGCAGCCGTAAATTTTAATGAGATCAAAGATAGGATTCTTGTCGAGGATTGTCTAGATTCACGTGCAACCCCTCAAGATCCTGCTGGCAATGCTATTGGGTGGGCTGGTTTTTTTTGTATGGCGACAAATTGGGATCAAGAACCTGTATATAATGATTTATTAGAGAAAGCATATTGTGCACCAAATGTTGGGAAGGAACCTGTATATAAAGCTGTTCCTGCGGGTTGTTCGGTTGTTGCCATGGCACAAATTATGGCTTCACTTGAACCAAACTTAACTATCGATGGTATAAAAATAGATTGGGAAGCATTGAAAGCACAGCCGCAGATACTAATGCCGCTACCCTGGAAGCCAAATCAGGGATCACCTGAGATTGTTAGAACTATGGTTGCTAAATTATTTAAACATATTTATGACCTTTCTGGTACTCATCCAGAATATGACAAAACAACAAATTGGGTAACAGGTTCTGGTACATCTGGACCTCAAACTAGGGATTTTCTTAGAAGATATTTTACAACAGGAGATTTGATAAATGGTTGGGATGGTAATGCTGCATTTTTGTCTTTACAGAAAGCTAAACTGGTATGGGTTGGCGTTTCAGATGCTTCTAAAAAAGCTTCTCATGCTTTTGTGATAGATGGATTTGCTTATTGGAGACCTCAAACGAGATATTTGGTTAAAAACTTTGATTTTTATTTCCGTGCGAATATGGGATGGGCTGGGTCTTATGATGGCTTCTATTTAGTTAATAAAGATATGTCGATATCTTTTGAAGCTGGAGGCTATGAATTAAACACAGGCTTTAATATGATCTGTGATATTATATTGTAA
- a CDS encoding DsbA family protein: MSIYYDLYENPKQEDAEEQKLLHARVVPSGTYTTKEFVERVSMMHHIPHAQLVGAVEAITDELQTLLSRGYIVEFGDLGHFSLTLSLEKEIIDRKEVRSPSIRLKNIKLKVKQTYKRELNSKMDLERISSPTRSNAKISEDECLKKLQDFLEKHPCINRADYCAITGMSRLQALHQLNLFIEKGIIQKYGNGKTVVYIRVV; the protein is encoded by the coding sequence ATGAGCATTTATTACGACCTTTATGAAAATCCCAAACAAGAGGATGCTGAAGAACAGAAGTTGCTACACGCACGGGTAGTGCCAAGCGGAACATATACAACCAAAGAATTTGTGGAGCGGGTGTCCATGATGCATCATATTCCCCATGCGCAATTAGTTGGAGCGGTAGAGGCTATCACCGATGAGTTACAGACACTGCTGTCCAGAGGATATATTGTGGAATTTGGAGATTTAGGGCATTTTTCTTTGACCCTTTCTTTGGAAAAAGAGATTATTGACAGAAAAGAAGTACGCTCTCCATCTATTCGCCTGAAAAATATTAAGCTGAAGGTAAAACAAACATATAAGAGAGAACTGAACTCTAAAATGGATCTAGAACGAATATCTTCCCCGACACGTTCCAATGCGAAAATATCCGAAGACGAGTGCTTGAAAAAATTGCAGGACTTTTTAGAGAAACATCCTTGTATCAATCGGGCAGATTATTGTGCTATTACCGGGATGAGTAGATTACAGGCTTTGCATCAATTGAATCTTTTCATAGAAAAAGGAATTATTCAGAAATATGGAAATGGGAAGACGGTAGTGTATATACGTGTTGTGTGA